atagtaattttcaaatgatgTGTATAGGTATGATGAGTAGCATTCTATGTAGATGATACAGAAGAGTCAACAAAAGAATCGATGAGAGGAGTGCGAAGTCAATAGTCCGAtgtttaaactaattatataccTAAAGTGACTTTGGATGAATGCCGAATACATAATTGACAGCCTAgctacaaattattaattatgatttaggGTTGGAATATTGGAGTGTGAAATTAATCATTATCCTATATATATCCACCtccttaaatatatatatatatatatatatatatatatctgtgtgTGTTCTTACATGGATGGATATTTCAAATTGCAACAACTAGCTTAATTAGGCCGAATCtcgataattaaaatattttgatgggGAACGAGCAATTGGGGCACTCATTAATCCTATATGCAtcacaattaatatttataatccaTAAAgatttatactaattattcaaagttcatcgaatttgcaaataataacaaaagaattgaataaaaattcatatttatcatcGATTGATTCATTACCGGCAGGTCAAAAGTTTTTCTGTAAAAATTAGTCTTATATATCTCCATGTGCTAATGCATATGTGGAGGTATATCGTTACCTTTATAAGGGTGTAGTtggtcagaaaaaaattatttagcgTGCAATAAGTCGTTAATCAGTCAATTGGGGatgaatatgaattttcatttaactttttgtGCTAATGTTATCAAATTCGATGAAGTTTGATTAACAACtagatgtagtttttcaaactataaaaaatttatgtgtaattacatcaaactttaAGAGAAGAGGGTGttattatctctaaaaaaaatgaatgcacAAAGTACATGCGTGGAAAAAATGTAAAGGCAACTTGCAACTTTCCCTTTGCCTACgatggaaaaggaaaataatgcAATAAGAAAGTAATAATGCAAACACTAACATTCACGATGACAAGTTAAAATACTGAGAGAATGTTGAAATATAGAAAGGAAGAACATTAATAAAGAGAGAATGAAAATGATGTTCCACTCACAACTACAGAAACAATAAATGGACATATAATGTGGTAAAACACACATGCATGATACATATGAACCTATTGAGGTTGTTGAAGAGCTCAAGATCAAACAGAATACTATGTATGGAGAAACACACTCCAAATCCAGAACAACTCCATATCTCATCCTCAGGATGGGCAACAATGCTATGTTCATGGGATGTTGACtaaggttatatatatattttccattACAGTAATGGATTTCCGACATGTTTCTTATCATCATCGTGCAATGAGTTTGGTGGCAAGTTTTTGAGTCTCAATGCATATGATTTCACCAGTTGAATATCTAAGTTTAGGATGTACGAATTATAATGAGGTTGCAGACGGaatttaagataattaatataatttagtctATGCATGCTCTACAAGAAGCAAACCATAAAGAGCGATCGTCTCATAGAgtaaaaaacttatttaactATGCAGAAGGGCATGCAGGAAAATGTCAATCGGGATGAATTCAGACATGAGTTGAATAAGAGTGATAGGTtgcatttaatatattgagaaCCAAAATAGCATTTGCATAGTTAGTTGTTTGCAGATAAGTGAAGCACCACCCATGTGCCTTGAATGTGTACATATGAAATGAAACCATGTGAAACTAATAGAtgcacttttatttataatgaaaaaaattcctAAAAAGCGTGTCTTGCAATAAGCTTTTCCCATTAATAGTAGTCTATCTAGTTgggaaaatataaaacttatcCCCTTTTAcggttcaaaattaaatacaatatttttcctttctttcttgtttcctttttttatgtCCAATAGTTATTATGATGTCGGAATGttgtatattttgttttaaagaaGGAAACCAGCAGGACCATttctatctatttatttatgtattcttattgtaataataatatttgatggtattttttttttatttaagatgATGACAACGATGATATTATGATATATAGATTAGATGAGGAAGAGGGATACTTGATTTGAAATCAATTGACATGACAAAGTACGTACTAGTAGGCTAACAGCAGTTGACGAATTAATTACgagtatttattgaatggGTGTCCGTAGGGGGAGAAATACTTGCTCATAATGTCCCTACAACTAGCCCCGGTTTTCTTTGATTCAGTTTAGGTTGCAAGGGCACCATAACACAAGTGGTTTTGTCTGCAAATTAGAAGAGAATggtatttattcttttctaaaGGTGTTCTTATCATGAGAAAATTAGCCAACTACCCATAACAAGACGTTAAATCATGTCAAAATAAGACTTGTACATCTAAAAATATGGACGTCACAAATGGAACAAAAAgttccacttttttttttgattcatTACtacatcattaattaatatatctaaattcaaagattaattaatgcaccaatatttataaattaatagacaaattaaaaaataaaatactgctattaaaagtaaattatatactgagaaaaatcataaatcacCTACAGCTAGCTACAACTAAAGAGTATCGTTGAACTAGCGCTGGtgaaagaattaaatttgtctacgattatttctttatattttcttttacataattttcaaagttaAAATTGGATCACACAACTATATATCCTACgctcaaattttattttgttttctaaaattgatcttcaaataatcaattatataaaatcaaaatattttgtagggTTTTGCCTAACTCATCCTATTTGTCTCCATATATTGGTAAGGTTGAAAGTTACCAACAATTACAAAGCTCATAATTACTTGCAACTATTCCAGCAAAATTGTCTAGATTGAACGCTACTTGGCCGGCATCGTCTGGTCATATCATCAAcgttgaagaaaaaaagaaaaaggaaggtccatatacaattttaattctccaatttctatatatatgcaaagGATAGGAGAGATTATCTTCTAGAATAATTCTTATCTAAAGAGTTGAATATTATTCACATTTCCTGtatcatttcttttaaataattgattcattacatcattttatatatttaaatataaatattatatttaataatttaattcaaattaattaaaaaaaataacaaattactatagaaaaaataaatatatatttagacaTTAATAGCATTGGagctaaaaaattttaatccagGAGGCTTCAATCGACCACTGAATTCACTAAAGCCTCGTTGTGATTCCCAGTATCAACTGTTCACAGCTTTTTGGGGTGAGTTTAAGTAGTCAAATCATGTCCACGCGCCTCCAAAAGCTGAAACAATGCTTATGGATACTCCAATTTATGCCTATTCTGTGTTTTGTGTGACCCAATCCAAGGACGctaacataattaaaagtagTTTTCCTTTTGTCATTActatattataacaaattggataattacttttactgttgtaatatattttttaattttaacttttactgTTTTGATCATCCatatttaaatagtcaaacacATACTATCTCTGATATAATGATTGACACATACCTCTAAAttgtagaaaatataatatgggGCTATCATCTATCTAATTGATGCATTTGTAtggaatataaatattttacattgaTATATcatttggtattttatttatatgtgtcTACATTGTGTATGTAAATTTCAcattatgtataaatttaaaaatatattttatgaacgTGAAAGATTAATCTGTTTCACAAATTTGGCATAGTAGGTTCAAAGTCTTTAAACCACCATTTCCTTCTTGAAATGTTATCTACTAGTGagttgagattttttttttaacgatCGTCGTTGCATCAGtacatacaaatttaaaaaattaagaaaaaatatcagtttgatcacttatttattttattttttccacttttatgtaattaagtaagaataataaaatattaaattatatatatgtatggagtAACTGGAATAGCTAtttcttgttcatttttttgaTTCACTCGCAAAAGTAATTAGTTTGGATACATAGTTTTGTAATCGCTGTTTCGTAAATGCTCTAAAATTTCGGGATATTTTGGCACTCAAAAAGAAATTCAGAACAtagaaaatcataaataaatgtcggaggaaaataaaaataaaatagctttATGTTTGTTAACTCCTTTATATATCCCAAGGAGAAGTGAATCTAAACCGAGCAAGACCTACAGTCCCCAcactctctcacacacactctccACACGCACGATTTCCGACGTATGCTCCGACCTATCTCCGGCAATATTTGAAGCCAAAAAGTTTCGTTAAGATGATAGGAAGAGAATGAGGAGCGATCTTCGTCGGCGGTCAAATTCGCCATGTCAGTTTCGTGCTCCGACTGCTTCTCCGACCTTTTGTGCGGCGAGGACTCCACTATTATCTTATCCGGCGGTGGAGATTTATCGTCTGAATATTCATCGGACCTCGAATCTCCGACGGCGGAAGTTGAGGAATCCATCGCCCGACTCTTGGAAGACGAGAGAGATCTAGCCGGAATTAGTTCGCGCTCCACTCATCAACCGATTGATTCGTCTGTTAGAGGGGAATCTGTTGCATGGATTTTCAAggtatattattttcttccaaaTTCTGGTTCATGATTCGTGTTTTCTCTATCATGCGCAGGCGGCTAACTTCACCTTGAATATATGAGCTAGGAAAAGAGTGAATTATTTGTTACTTTGATAAATCCTTAACGAGGCACTTGGACAAGTTAAAATCACTTAAGATATCATATAGTGGAACGGTTTAGAATGGAGTTTCTAGTGTGCGCCTACTTCTGCAGGAGTGACTTTTAATGGATTCACAGAGAGACTCATAAACGGCGATGAAACAGTGATTCGTAGGAAGCTACAAACTTAACGGCACAGTTAACGGATTCTCGTTTCTTTTGCAGGTGCAACGATATTATGGTTTTCATCCATTAACGGCGTATCTCTCCGTCAACTATTTTGATCGTTTCCTTTACTCCCATCGCTTGCCAGTAAGATAATATCACcctgtattattattattattattctatttttcaactcCTAAATCCTAAAAATTAGGATTGTTTAGTTTCTTAAATAACTAATGACACCGTATGTGTCAATTAATGTCAGATCAAGACGTTCATTAGTATATATGGACAAATAAAGTATCTTATGTTGATTCTAATGCACTCCTTTTACCCCTCCGCGGGTCATCAAAATCATTTTCGATATTGACTTTCAAAACAACTGAAATGgacctaaattaattatcattagtggatgtttgttaatttaatCTTTACGGGTTGTGACTAAACTAAACTGCAAAAAGTTGTAAATTGCGATTTTacctagaaaaaaaatcccatTTATGAATCATTTATAGGCCTTAACTTTAATTGGTCATAATAAATAGTGATATAGATACcatcatttattaaaaactttaacATCATCTCCttgtgtttaattaattctatgcGCCCAATGGAATACATGTAGGGCGCGCGCGCGGTTCCATGAATTAAAGGCAAAAAAGCTGGAGACTTGAATTGACATAAACTTACCGCTAATCCAATATTATTATGGAGATTGTGACTTGTCGAAGAATTTGTTTCTTGTAGCCCttttcattatattaatactCTTGATATTTATGTAccagagaatatatatatatataatgtggaGGAAATATGTGAATGATGACGAATAGAACTATTAATTAACATGCTtgttgataatatatataaagcagCATTATCTTCTCTAAAAGTATATGTATTTAGGAAGGTCCATTTGCCTCTTTTGGTCCCTAACAACCTCAGAATACATGCATTCCGATGggtatcattaattatttgttaataattgGGTTTTATTGTAATTCAACACAACTAATCCGTTGTTGTTTTATTCTAATAATGTATATACGTATTTGTCAATGAGATTTTGTATTCTTCGTCACACATCTCAAAATAATTGCAGAAAATGAGTGGATGGCCACTGCAACTATTGTCCGTTGCATGCTTGTCATTAGCTGCTAAGATGGAGGAACCTCTGGTTCCTTCTCTTCTGGatcttcaggtactttgtgaTTTATCttgataatattgatttagtGAAGTGGGTagcttgaaaatgaaaatcagaTTGATGGATAATTTTCTCTAATTATTAGGTTGAAGgttcatcaaaatttatttttgaaccaAGAACTATACAAAGAATGGAACTTCTTGTTCTGAGGGTCTTAGATTGGAGACTCCGTTCTATTTCTCCATTTTCCTATCTCTGCTTTTTCGCACTCAAGATGGACCCAACTGGAACTTTTACTGAGTTCCTTACGTCAAGGGCAAAAGATATTATTCTCTCAACCATTCGAGGTACTCTTAAGAAGCTagctaattatatttttctcatcatgcatcaattaattctataatttaactaattcttTTGACTTGAAATACCTTTTTCTTAATATCAACAGAGACCAGCTTCCTCGAATATCGGCCATCTAGCTTTGCTGCTGCAGCAATACTCTGTGCAGCAAATGATCTGCCAAATTTCTCTTTGATCACAGCTCAACATGCTGAGTCATGGTGTGATGGACTCCACaaagtaagaaagaaaatcatgaATTACGTTATTGTACGTTTGACAAGAAATATTTGCCAACTTGGATAGAAAATCCCCTTATTTTGCAGGATAATATTACGAGTTGCCACCAATTGATTCGACAAATCAATTTCAGTATTAAGCCAAAGTCGCAACCAAAGGTTTTACCGCAGCTCCGAGTAATGCCTCGGGCGAGTACTACTTCGAGtgcttcatcatcatcatcatcatcatcatcatcatcctcatcctcCTCCTTATCCTTGTCTTATAAAAGAAGGaagttaaataattctttgtgGTCCGATGATGAGAAAGGAAGCTCTGATTAAGAgagttaattacaattaagaagaaaaagaaaagaaaatggtggTGTGAGTTGTCTAGAATCCTCAATATTTTTCCTCGGAGGGTACAATGAGATAAGAATCGAGACGAGTGATGTAGATAAGTAAATAGACATAATGGGTGTACAAAATGTATGGGAGATTTCATTATAACCTTTCTTGGTGGGCATATTGTCATCCATGAATAGGTTCGCAGATTCCCAAGGGAAGGGAAGGGAAGGGGTATTGATACATATGTTAGTACTCCTATTCTGGTGTGAGAAAGTGATGAGAATTGAATAATGTTATAGTGGAGTGATGGAGTACATGAATGATTATGAAGGGGAGAGCAGCgattgaattcaattgtagcattgattgttgatgaatAAAAGGGATTGGTGGGTCCAGAAAGGGGTTGGAAAATCAATGGAGTTtggcaaaaaaattgatgttgaggTGCTGTTCATGAAATAGGAGTAGGTTACCAGGTCCATCATTGCACTATACAAAGCTCCCCATTCACAAATTAATGAAGTGATGCAATAAAAGAGAACAGGAGGGAGATATAATAAGGTTCGTGCGTGGCTCCATGAACACCTTATGGGTTGTTGAGTGATGTGTATGCGCGCATATAGTGTGGTGTACACGTGTGCATGTGTGCTTTTTTGGCGGGAAATGtccctttatttttctttcttttgtcctAACTATATACttggacatatatatatatatatatatttcctaaTACGTGTGTTGTTTGGGTGCGCGTGTAACAAATACACGTGaaacttctttttccttaaactttttctcttttggtttttgtttgAAACGAGAGAAAAGTCTCTTTCTAGGAATGCCAAGAATTGGCCTAACTACAGAGGTCTTTGGGGCCTTCTCATAATTTAtgtatggttttttttttttttttttccacaatGAGTGTTGTATTTggatgtaataaaaatatcaggcattgtttatttaatttacactGGAAATTagaaattcttatttcttACTTTCTCCCATGGTGACCCCATTGATCCGGGGTCTGTGCAGTGCACGTGATTGACAATAAAGATTTTGTAGCTTAGCCATTTGTTTTATTACtgagtatatataaaaaagcaTTTAAGAAGAAAGGTGGAGAAAACTTTGTTGTGATGGGTGATGAAGGGACTGGGACTGGGAGTTGGTCCCTCAGGCAATAAAAGACTGATTCAATCAGTGAATATGACTCCTTAACCAGTCCCCTTCTCGTGACCTGACCCATCTGCTGTCTACTGATCTCACCCAGATTTCAAACATTTATGCCTCTTCCTCTACCCCCACCCCCCAGAAACCTAACCTTCTAACTCTCAATAACTAGAACCTTTTCATTTGGCCCGTTCAACTACGTACTACacttactaaattattatacattgTATATAATGCTcctatgaatttaaataatataaaattggtTAATAATGTATAATGTCAACAGaaagtaaaacaatatataacattattataactttttaagaattaaagCATGcacataaaaacatataaaataatctacttttgtaattattaaatcctAATTGGTTCAACGAATGGGGGTTCTAGAAAGGACGGGCCTTGTGTTGAAGAAAATGCTCGCAATTTGTTGAGTTTGAAATTCGCCTCAAATCCCACGTATTGTCATCTCGTTATTTAAGCAATGCAGGAGGTGCGAGCTGGGGTCACGTACGTCCTCCTTTGCAATACCCAAACATTGACCAGACAGTTACATTATTCCGTGCATTTTGACTGTAGCATATGtccacatatacatacatatatatatatatatgatgttgtggcATGTAACTAATTAGTAGACTTCTACAAATGttattatcaataaaagtaaattgttTGGTTATTCAAGTATGAAGTACACTATTAAATGGAATCCCTTAGTTATATATACCATTAATTGAAAAGTCTTGTTCccattttcaaacttaaaaaaaaaatattattttcatcttaTAAGTAACGGactagtatttttttttatctatttaaaactcattttttcataaaagatatttctttttaagaaaagcacatcgaaaatatttattgtaaaaaaatataattttggtcagAAAATATCATGTGCGTGGCACGTGATGTCGACATGAAATGAGAGACATTTTCTTGTCAACTTAGCAATTTTCACTACAAAtgttcattattataatttattgtcaGATAAATTTCAAGTGGACCGAAAATAACCCCTCCACACTTACACGacgaaaattacaatttttcctccaaaccctgtagttgaaagaaaacaaggTTCCTGcctttaatactaattaaatacgCTAATTCTTGAAAACTAAACCCCACAAAATACCTTCATAAAACCTGTAAATTCTATTCAAATGTACCCTCAAAACGAGGGTGTAGAATGTACGGTACAAGGGGACTAAATCATTAATCATCTTTTCATGTATCTTGGACATTCAACCAACAGCTGGTTTCGTGGTCCacatttgagaaaaatatgacTATGTTGTCACAAGTTAATTTCCTTAGTACAGTTTCATGGATTACCTACTTCGACGGGCATGCTTGGCTCAATTAATGTCTGCTTCTTTACCTTTGGAAACAAACCCGTAGATCGAGGCTGTCTATTAATTTACAACTCAGCTTCGCTCCTTGCTACAAATACGTCCcatgaaaagataaaagctggacaattttgaactatttttggattaaaaatctTGTTAATGTTCGACAACATTAGTTGCTTTAATTTGAGGTAACATGCATGCATATGTTGTAATATTCGTGTGTGATTGTGCTAAAGCCTAAAGTCAtagatttattttgtaattaagttGTGTCAATCATGCAactaatttataacaataatgtTCG
The window above is part of the Sesamum indicum cultivar Zhongzhi No. 13 linkage group LG2, S_indicum_v1.0, whole genome shotgun sequence genome. Proteins encoded here:
- the LOC105156585 gene encoding cyclin-D1-1 translates to MSVSCSDCFSDLLCGEDSTIILSGGGDLSSEYSSDLESPTAEVEESIARLLEDERDLAGISSRSTHQPIDSSVRGESVAWIFKVQRYYGFHPLTAYLSVNYFDRFLYSHRLPKMSGWPLQLLSVACLSLAAKMEEPLVPSLLDLQVEGSSKFIFEPRTIQRMELLVLRVLDWRLRSISPFSYLCFFALKMDPTGTFTEFLTSRAKDIILSTIRETSFLEYRPSSFAAAAILCAANDLPNFSLITAQHAESWCDGLHKDNITSCHQLIRQINFSIKPKSQPKVLPQLRVMPRASTTSSASSSSSSSSSSSSSSSLSLSYKRRKLNNSLWSDDEKGSSD